A window of Plasmodium malariae genome assembly, chromosome: 12 genomic DNA:
AGTTTTCGGCactatatgtacatttttcttcttccttagagtttttatttttatcaattttttttccttctagCTTTGAGGGGACTGAAGTATACGAACTATGCATATTGTTAGAAGCTGGATCATTTAACAGATTCAAATCAAAAGGGAAAATTTCGTTAATCTTTATTGAatgcattatatttattggaCTCCTCGAATTAATGAACTCATTTGATTTGTTTGTACGGATATGTAATACCGTagcttttttaattttatttttttttatatccatCAAGACTTTGAGTAATTCTTCTGTATTATTTCCATCTATCACTCCAATATAATCATAGTtcaaattttcaaatatattgtttCCGCTTTCTAACCTAGCtatattatctttatttgaatatttattagaaataaaaCTATGTAAATGATCAGACAAGGAACCTATCGGTCTGTTTCCTGATATACTTAATGCATTTGTAGGTAGAGAAACCTGACCATTGTCattgtaaattattaaaactttcgaatttaaaaatgaaatgtaaTTTAAAGCTTCTAGTGCCATACCGCCTGTTAACCCTCCATCACCAATTATTGCAATGTGCATTCTGTTCATAAAATCCTCCGAATTGTTTCTCCCTGGGCTCaagttttttattaaattgttCAGGTCATTCGCATTTTCTGCCCCACAGGTTTTCATTTCTTCATCTGAAATGCTGCCTAGACTGCTACTTACACTGCTGCCCACATCCGCGCTTAACTTCTTTCCAACCTGTACATCTCCCCTCTCTTCTTTACCATTTACTTGCCAGTCGGCCTCATACAAACCCTGAATTGCGCTTAACGAAGTGGAACTATGACCAGCACCAAACTTGTCATAAGTGCTTTCAAAAATGCTTAGAAAACCACAAAtaccttttttctttcttaatgaaaaaaataatagttttctccctgttaaaattttatgtacatagGCCTGATGGcctatatcatatattacatGATCATACGGTTGATCAAATAGGTATAACAACAACAACTGCATTTCTAGTAAACTTAAGCCTGCCGAGAAATGTCCTCCTGTTATATTTACTatgaaataaagaaagaTTTTTAGTTCATGTGCTAGCAAAggtaaatatttactttttaactttttcaaATCAGAAggattattaattaattttagtaaaggtaaataatttaatacttttttcattcttaatatattttctttgttataatattttttatctatattatttatgaacaCTCCATTATTCCTAAATTCTTCCTGAAGCAATTTTTCGAATTGTGGTTCATCATATTTGTCTATATCAAATATAACactctttttaataatatcttgagaaaaaaatagctTTTCATAATCTTCAGGTATATCCCTCTCTACATacagttttattatttcactgtatatttctttactatacttatttttgtactcctcaatttttatataactgtTGATCATATCGAAATATACAtccaaatttattttcttattatttgaGTTTGTTTCATGTTCTAACACAGAGCTCACAGAGCTACCATCTATGTTCTTCTTGCTACTATAAGTTGTAATTAATCTGTCCTTCTGATTATCTATGAATAAGTTGTTCCCTACATTAGTACTATTCGAGTAACTACTATTACTTCTATGCTTCTTATGGATGTAATACTTTTCATTCTTACTGAATATgaagtctttttttttaaaaaagcatttcctcaaatattttaaattaaaataatttataaataatagattCGAGTTACTTGTACGTTTTATATTAACTTCCTTAGGGATGAAGTTACGTTCGCAATAATGCGTGTCCACCGTATCACAGTCGTAAGTGgattcatttaaattttttgtaatttcctttttattaaatgtttcCTCTGCACGTACAGAGCTTCCTCTTTCTCCCTTTCTATTGAGGGAATcactactattattgtttCTGTTGTTACTGTTTCTGTTGTTACTGTTTCTGTCGTTAGTGTTTCTGTCGTTAGTGTTTCTGTCGTTAGTGTTTCTGTCGTTAGTGTTTCTGTCGTTACTGTTTCTGTTGTTACTGTTTCTgttgttactgttattgttattgctgttgctattgttattgctgctgctactactactgcaTGCCCTTTTGTGAGCCCTATTCACATTGTTCACCTCAACCGGCTGCTGCCTACTGTGAATATCATAACTCGCAATACTAAAAATGGAAGGAAACGAATTCTGACAAGTACTACATAAACTGCTCTTCTTTCTTGTTAtcttacttaatttttttaagtaaattatatttttatttgcctCATTTTTACTACTTGCACCATTCAAATTAATGCATGTTAAAACTAGTAAGATGTGGGACAGGTAAAGAGTTACTGATATGAACATGATGGCATGTCAtgataaggaaaataaaaaagaaaaagaaaattaatataattaaatgaaaaaaaaaaaaaaaaaaaaaaatcaactcacatttctatttaaaaagtGTTTGTAATCGTGATCGCCTTTATAATAAGATTTTTCTTCAAGCTTTCCGACTGCGCTGTATGTAAacttaaatatgtatgacgcgtatatgcatacatgtacTTAATTATTCTGATATATACAACATTAACAAATTTACGAGGTTCTCATAAAAGGAGCATAATTGCTGAAGATacgaattttaaaaaacagtaaaaagtatatatatgtatgtgtatatatgtaaatatttacctatgtataatttgtttaaCCGTTCAACAcgtaaaagtaatatattctAATACACAGTTCTATACGCGACGaatacttgaaaaaaaaaaaaaaataatattacctcctatatttttgctttatttattttataccatttattttaatttattcttcttattttctttttttcgaaCGAGCGTACAAATATGTGTACTTGTTGACCCCTAAATTTCGCCTTCATTATCtttgtaaaattttctttaaagaACATGAGATAGATTTGTTTCTTCAATGTCATTGAAGCAGTTGTGCTTTAGGGCTACACATTTAATAAggaaggaaaataaaaaacatgaGATTAggatgtacatataatttattagcAGAAGAGTAATATTAAAgcaaaatatgcaaatagCTCAacgaaattaaaaaaaataaaaatatattaacacatGGGCAtgaataagaaaataaagcaaattagtcgaataatgaaaaattgtaaaaaataaaaataaaaataaataaataaatgtataaataactAAAATAAGAAGCATAAAAAGGTACATAAAATGATACATAAAATGGTACATAAAATGATACATAAAATGGTACATAAAATGATACATAAAATGGTACATAAAATGATACATAAAATGGTACATAAAATGATACATAAAATGGTACATAAAATGATGCATAAAATGGTACATAAAATGCGTTAACATGCTTACATAAATTTGtgaatatattcatatatacg
This region includes:
- the DXS gene encoding 1-deoxy-D-xylulose 5-phosphate synthase, putative; its protein translation is MFISVTLYLSHILLVLTCINLNGASSKNEANKNIIYLKKLSKITRKKSSLCSTCQNSFPSIFSIASYDIHSRQQPVEVNNVNRAHKRACSSSSSSNNNSNSNNNNSNNRNSNNRNSNDRNTNDRNTNDRNTNDRNTNDRNSNNRNSNNRNNNSSDSLNRKGERGSSVRAEETFNKKEITKNLNESTYDCDTVDTHYCERNFIPKEVNIKRTSNSNLLFINYFNLKYLRKCFFKKKDFIFSKNEKYYIHKKHRSNSSYSNSTNVGNNLFIDNQKDRLITTYSSKKNIDGSSVSSVLEHETNSNNKKINLDVYFDMINSYIKIEEYKNKYSKEIYSEIIKLYVERDIPEDYEKLFFSQDIIKKSVIFDIDKYDEPQFEKLLQEEFRNNGVFINNIDKKYYNKENILRMKKVLNYLPLLKLINNPSDLKKLKSKYLPLLAHELKIFLYFIVNITGGHFSAGLSLLEMQLLLLYLFDQPYDHVIYDIGHQAYVHKILTGRKLLFFSLRKKKGICGFLSIFESTYDKFGAGHSSTSLSAIQGLYEADWQVNGKEERGDVQVGKKLSADVGSSVSSSLGSISDEEMKTCGAENANDLNNLIKNLSPGRNNSEDFMNRMHIAIIGDGGLTGGMALEALNYISFLNSKVLIIYNDNGQVSLPTNALSISGNRPIGSLSDHLHSFISNKYSNKDNIARLESGNNIFENLNYDYIGVIDGNNTEELLKVLMDIKKNKIKKATVLHIRTNKSNEFINSRSPINIMHSIKINEIFPFDLNLLNDPASNNMHSSYTSVPSKLEGKKIDKNKNSKEEEKCTYSAENCMQMEKGESKDKNRNEFSNDIINYEEMFSKETFTDIYTEEMLKYLKKNEKKIIFISPAMLGGSGLVKISKNYANNVYDVGIAEQHAVTFAASMAMNRNLSVHLSIYSTFLQRAYDQIIHDLNLQKIPITVIIGRSGLIGEDGATHQGIYDLTFLGSLSNAIIISPSNSIDLKKALKLSYLNREDSLYIRLPRINSLSNNYMKKYFHIDVEKEEASLDSLNVRSAFFGKSRIIKLSTEDNDKNGSTRRTEEKKKKKISIFNMGSMLFNVVNAVKEIEQDKYFFENFSFSIIDMIFLNPLDKDIIDYLVKHNKHHCLITYEDNTIGGFSTHFNNYIIQKNYISTYNMAVHNIYIPNTPIEHATYKEQQIDAGMDRRNLALRIKDYLKSNIL